The genomic window ATGACCTTAGAGGACGAGAAACCGAGATCGTCGCACTCTGATGCGCCTCATGATGCTCAGGACGACGAGAGAGATCAAGAAAAAAGTGATGGCATCGCCCTGCCCTCTCATGTCGCAGGTTCGGGTGCCCTTGATCGCCTTGTTGATACCGCGCGAGACTACGCCAAAGCCTCCACAGCCGAAAACACCAACAAGGCCTACGCGGCCGACTGGAAACACTTTGGGCGCTGGTGTCGGATCAGGGGCACGGACCCCCTGCCCCCGTCTCCAGAGATGATCGGACTGTATCTCGCGGATCTCGCTGCTCCAGTTGGTAAGACTCCAGCAATCACGGTCACGACCATCGAACGGCGCCTCTCCGGTCTTGCCTGGCACTACCAGCAACGCGGCTTCGCGCTTGATCGCAAGAACCGTCACATCGCCACGGTTCTGGCCGGGATCAAACGCAAACACGCTCGCCCGCCGGTGCAGAAAGAAGCCATCCAGCGCGATGACATTCTGGCCATGGTCGCTTGCCTGCCCTTCGATCTGCGCGGGTTGCGCGACCGGGCGATCCTTCTGTTGGGGTATGCCGGCGGCCTCAGGCGTTCTGAAATTGTCAGCCTCGACGTCCACAAAGACGACACCCCTGACAGCGGTGGCTGGATCGAGTTCATGGACGATGGCGCGCTTCTGACGCTCAACGCCAAAACCGGCTGGCGCGAAGTGGAAATTGGCCGGGGCTCATCTGATCAAACCTGCCCTGTGCATGCGCTGGAACAGTGGCTGCATTTCGCCAGGATCGATTTTGGGCCGGTGTTCGTGCGGACCTCTCGTGATGGAAAGCGCGCCTTGGAATCGCGCCTGTCCGACAAGCATGTTGCCCGCCTTATCAAACAGACGGTACTGGATGCTGGCATCCGATCAGACCTGCCAGAAAAGGAACGCCTTGCCCTGTTCTCTGGCCATTCGCTGCGCGCTGGTCTTGCCTCTAGCGCTGAGGTCGACGAGCGTTACGTCCAGAAACACCTCGGCCATGCCTCTGCTGAGATGACCCGTAGATACCAACGGCGCAGAGACAGGTTCCGCGTGAACCTGACGAAGGCCGCTGGACTTTAGATTCTTTGGCACCGTAAAGTGGTAAGCTACGCATTGAACATATGTCGGATGGTTAGTTTGGCATGCTAACGCTCTGGCGCGGACCAGGCCTATGGCTGCGCTCGAAACCGGTTGCCCGATTGCACTTTGCGGCTACTTCGTGGGGCGGTCCAACTTTCCCCGTCGCCGGACCGGCGCTATGCGCGCAGGAGCACTTCAAAGGGGTGCGTTGTGTCGTAGGATATCTGGGTATTGGCGAAAGCAGACCTCCGCACAAGACGCAGCTAATAGCGGTTAAGAGCCCGACTCAGTCATTGTGATATTGTGCTGCGCGCGCACGCAGCGCGAACAGTGTGGCACGAGCGAAAGCTTTCACACCGCAACGCAGCAGAAGAAACGGCCATTGGTCCAGCTCGCAGCACAGATCAGGCGTCGAATTTACAGGTCGCGGGACGAAGCTACCTTTGACCTATTCTGTTTGATTGTCAGCCGTGCTCACAGCAGAAGTAAACTAAGACGCCCGCGCCAGGTGATGTTTGGGGGAGCAGCCAAATTTTCGAGAGTAGTCGCGACTGAAATGAGTGGGGCTTTCGTACCCAACTTCAAACCCTGCAACGGATACAGATGGAACACCGCGCTCCAACAAAGCGCGGGCCTCGATCATCCGAAGATCCTTTTGATATTGCAACGGTGAGGTGCCAGTCACAGACTTGAAGTGCTCATGAAACGACGACGGGCTCATCCCCGCCACTTCGGCCAGTTCACCCACCACCAACGGCTCCCGAAAATTGGCCCTGATCTGTTGAATGGATCTGGCGACACGGCTGGCATGGCTGTCGACCGACAACAGGTTTCGCAACATGCCGCCAATCGGCGACAAGAGAAGGCGGTAGTGGATTTCCTTCAAGATCATCGGACCGAGGACCTGCGCATCAAGGGGCGCATCCATCAATTCCAGATAGCGCAGGATTGGATCAACCCATGCGGGATCAGCGACACTCGCCGAGAGAGACTTTGCATCATGAACGTCAGACACCGCTTCTCCGACCTGTTCATATAGGCTGCGCAGGATGCCCAAATCCAATGACAGAATGAGTGCGCGGTAAGGAGCGTCTGGGCTGGCTTTCGTGATTTTGGACGTCACGGGCAAGTCGTGACTGACCAGCAGTGCATCCCCTTCTGCCAGTTCTACAAATTGCTGGCCAACGTTCATTTCTTTTCGTCCCTGTAGGATCAAGCAAATCACAGGGTTATAGACGACAGCTTCGAACGCGGTGATGTGTTCGCGTTGAAATATGTGTGCCGACGGAAGAACCCGGCCAGAATGTGCTGTTTCTAGAGCTGAAAGCTCTGCTGATAAATTCTGCAATCTCTCAAACGTCATTGGTGTCTCCTCTACCAATCCCTATCAGTAGTGTTCCATGAGATCACGCATTTTCCCCACCTTTCGGAGGAATTGGCAAAATTGACGGAGAAATTGGCAGGACGGATTGCGGCCAAACACATAGCTCTAATTCAACAGCGCACATGAACGGAGCACAACATGTCTGGACCACAAACCACCTTCACTCTGAATTCGGACACTTCGATCCCCGCAGTGGGTTTTGGCACATATTTGATCTCGAACGATGATGCCGAAACCGCTATCAGTTCTGCAATCGCCGCAGGCTACCGGCACATCGACACTGCCTCTGGCTATCACAACGAAGAACCGGTCGGAGCTGGGATCAAGAAGGGCCTGCAGGCGCAGGGATTATCCCGTGCCGATCTGTTTGTGACGGCCAAGCTGTGGCCCGGAAATCCCGCCTGGGGCGACGCGCCCAAAACCGGTGCGCAAACAATCGAGGAATGCGACGCGAGCCTGTCGCGTCTGGGTTTGGATTATGTTGATCTCTACTTGATCCACGCGCACTATGGCGGTGAGAAGCGCCTTGAACAGTGGCGCGCCCTTCTAGAACTGCAAGCCAGTGGCAAGGCCCGTTCCATTGGCGTGAGTAACTTCAACGAAACCCATCTTGATGAGATCGCCGCCGCCGGTCTGCCGATGCCAGATGCCAACCAGATCGAATTACATCCCTGGTCCCAAAAGCCCGGCCTGCTTGCCCATATGGCGAGGCACGGCATTGCTCCAATAGCTTACAGCAGCCTTGTCCCGCTTTCCACCTGGCGCACAGAACCCGGTCAGGACAGCGCCAAGACTGATGAGATGAAGGCAGACGGTGAAGCTTTCAAAGGCATGGCGCAGAAGTACGGCGTCTCTGAGGCCCAGCTTTTACTGCGATGGGGCGTCCAAAATGGCTATGCCGTCCTGCCCAAAAGCCTG from Octadecabacter sp. SW4 includes these protein-coding regions:
- a CDS encoding tyrosine-type recombinase/integrase; the protein is MTLEDEKPRSSHSDAPHDAQDDERDQEKSDGIALPSHVAGSGALDRLVDTARDYAKASTAENTNKAYAADWKHFGRWCRIRGTDPLPPSPEMIGLYLADLAAPVGKTPAITVTTIERRLSGLAWHYQQRGFALDRKNRHIATVLAGIKRKHARPPVQKEAIQRDDILAMVACLPFDLRGLRDRAILLLGYAGGLRRSEIVSLDVHKDDTPDSGGWIEFMDDGALLTLNAKTGWREVEIGRGSSDQTCPVHALEQWLHFARIDFGPVFVRTSRDGKRALESRLSDKHVARLIKQTVLDAGIRSDLPEKERLALFSGHSLRAGLASSAEVDERYVQKHLGHASAEMTRRYQRRRDRFRVNLTKAAGL
- a CDS encoding AraC family transcriptional regulator; its protein translation is MTFERLQNLSAELSALETAHSGRVLPSAHIFQREHITAFEAVVYNPVICLILQGRKEMNVGQQFVELAEGDALLVSHDLPVTSKITKASPDAPYRALILSLDLGILRSLYEQVGEAVSDVHDAKSLSASVADPAWVDPILRYLELMDAPLDAQVLGPMILKEIHYRLLLSPIGGMLRNLLSVDSHASRVARSIQQIRANFREPLVVGELAEVAGMSPSSFHEHFKSVTGTSPLQYQKDLRMIEARALLERGVPSVSVAGFEVGYESPTHFSRDYSRKFGCSPKHHLARAS
- a CDS encoding aldo/keto reductase; amino-acid sequence: MISNDDAETAISSAIAAGYRHIDTASGYHNEEPVGAGIKKGLQAQGLSRADLFVTAKLWPGNPAWGDAPKTGAQTIEECDASLSRLGLDYVDLYLIHAHYGGEKRLEQWRALLELQASGKARSIGVSNFNETHLDEIAAAGLPMPDANQIELHPWSQKPGLLAHMARHGIAPIAYSSLVPLSTWRTEPGQDSAKTDEMKADGEAFKGMAQKYGVSEAQLLLRWGVQNGYAVLPKSLNPDRMAQNLDLFSFSIDAADMAQMATMDRGEGVAWASGDPSK